The stretch of DNA TGCACATAATTTTTTGCCAAACATATAGTACTAGTATTATCACAAAATATAGGAGTAGAGGCAAGAGATAAATCATAGTCGAGAAGTTGATGCATGATCCAAAGAACTTGTGTATAACAACTTCCAACAGCTAAATATTTTGCTTCAGTTGTTGACAAAGCAATACAACTTTGTTTCTTGCTATGCCAGGAAACTAGTGCCACTAGTACTTTTCCTGTCGATCTTATCACCTGCAAAATCTGCATCTCAAAAACCTTTTAAGACAAAATTGTTAGAGTGAGCATACCATAATCCTAATTCAGAGGTCCCAATAAGATATCTTATAATGCATTTAACAGCAGTAAGATGGGATTCCTTTGGAGCCGACAGAAACCTTTCATATTTACACACACTGAACGTTATATCTGGTCGACTAGCAATGAGATATAATAAGGatccaatcattcctctatacaTAGTTTCATCAACACTTTTTCCATTGTTATCTTCATCAAGCATAGTTATTGGACTTATTGGAGTCCCAATGGGCTTAGCATTCTCCATGCCAAACTTCTTTATAAGCTCCTTGATGTACTTGGTTTGAATGATAAAGATCCTTTTGAGAGACTGTTTGATTTGTAGTCCAAGAAAGTAAGTTAGCTCTCCCACCATACTCATTTCGAATTCTCCTTTCATAGAATGAGCAAATTCTTCACATAGAACAGAGTTAGGACTTCCAAAAATAATATCGTCAACATATATTTGAGTAATAAGATTACCTAAATTTGGGTGCTTAATAAACAGAGTTGTATCAATATACCTCGTTTGAAACCTTGATTTAGAATGAAGGAACTTAATTTTTCATACTAGGTTCGGGGAGCTTGCTTGAGTGAGTATAGAGCTTTAGTCAACTTATATACATGATATGGGAGAGTATCGTTTACAAATCCAGGAGGTTGCTTTACGTAAACTTCTTCAAATATGTATCCATTTAGAAATACACTTTTTACATCCATTTGGAATAGTTTGAATCCTTTATGAGCAACAAAGGCAAGTAATATTCAAATAGATTCCAATCTTACTACAGGTGCAAATGTTTTATCGTAGTCGATTCCTTCTTGCTGAGAATAACCTTGTGCAATAAGTCGTGCTTTATTTCATACCACTAGTCTAGATTCATTTAACTTATTTCTGTAAATACATTTGGTTCCTACAATAGAAGCACTTGAAGGTTTTGGAACCAGTTTccacactttatttcttttaaattGATCATGTTCATCTTTCATTTCTTTGATCTAGTAAATGTCTTTCAGTGCTTCATCAACTTTCTTTGGCTCAAGTTGAGAAATTAGAGCCATGTGAGAGTAGAGCTTTTGAGATCTTCTTGTAGTGATTCCTTCCTGTGGATTTCCAATAATGAATTTGTAAGGATATCTAGGTTCACTTTTCCATTCATTTGGTATGTTTGTGGTTGGTTCCCTTTCCTCAGTAGTCGACTGTTCTATTGAAGAAGATTCCTGGATTTCATTATGTTCCTCAGTTGACTGATTTTGCTGACCAGTTGACTCCTCTTGACAGTATTTTCCTACAATAATAGATTTTGGAACAATAGAAATTTCCTCATCTTCAAGAAGTTTTTCATTCCTTGAGCGAGGGTTAGTATCAACAAAAATAACATGAATTGATTCTTCAATGCATAAGGTTCTTTTATTGTAAACTCTATATGCTCTACTTGAGGGAGAATATCCAAGGAATATACCTTCGTCGCTTTTTGGATAAAACTTACCCATATTGTCCTTTCCATTATTGTGAATGAAGTATTTGCATCCAAAAGGATGAAAGTAACTGATGTTGGGTTTCTTACCATTCCATAACTTATATGAAGTCTTTTTAATAATGGGTCGAATCAAACACCTGTTGATAATATGACATGCTGTGCTCACAGCTTCGGCCCAGAAGTGGTGAGATAAAGAGTTTTTCACAATCATGGTTCTTGCCATGTCCTATAGGGTTCTATTTCAACGTTCTACCACTCTATTCTGTTGAGGCGGTCTTGGTGAAGAGAAGTTGTGACAGATTCCTTGGTCATTGCAAAAGTTTTCAAAGGCTatgctttcaaattctcctccgTGATCACTTTTGATAGTGGAAATGTAGTATCCTTTTTCACGTTGGACCTTCTTATAGAAAACTTCAAAATTCCTTAGGGCTTCATGTTTATGACTTAGAAAAATAACCCATGTAAATCGAGAAAAATTATCCACAATGACAAAAGCGTATTTTCTACCACCTATACTAGCAGTTCTAGTTGGACCAAACAAATCCATATGCAATAGTTGAAGTGGTTTAGTAGTAGAAACAGTGTGTTTGATTTTGAAAGATGAGCGAGTTTGTTTTCCTAGTTGAGATGCATCACAAATATGATCTTTTGAAAAATCTAGCTTTGGAAGACCAATGACAAGATCATGTTTAAAAAGTTTTTGAATAGTATGCTTTCTAGCATGTCCAAGCTTTCTATGCCAAACCCAAGGGTCATCAATCAGAGAAGCAAGACAAATTTGATCACCAAGACTATCTACATTACTGATAGTATAGACATTCCTGTCTTTATTACCTGAAAGAATAACTTTACCTGATTTGTATTTTATAAACCAGCCATGTTTCTTAAAACGGACCTCATAGTCATTGTTACATAGTTGACTGATATTGAGAAGATTGTAACCGAGTTCATCAACCAGGTATACTTCGTCCACATCATATGTTGAGCTAAGAGGAACTTTTCCAACTCCAATTACGTTTCCTTTTGATTTATCTCCAAAGGTAATTGTTCCTCCATCTAGTTTGGTGACTGTTTTGAATAATTGTTTGTCACCAGTCATATGTCTGGAACACGCGCCGTCAAGATACCATTTTCCTTTTCGGTTCTTCTTGCGGTGTTCCTGCAAAACAAGATTACTtgtttttaggtacccaagcctgCTTGGGTCCTGGATGGTTAGATTTATGAGTGATAGCTTAACTAGAGGATTTAGGTCGCCAGAACCATCTCCTGTTGTCCTTGAACCTGCAATGGTTAGAAGTGTGACTACGTTTTCCACAATAACAACACGACAGATTATTGAGATTTTTAGAGCCTTTTTCTGCTCTGATTCTGTTCTTGCATTGGTTAGTGTTGTGACCATTTTTACCACAGTAAGAGCATGCATGAGAGTTTCTAGTTCTAATCAAATAGTTATGTGGAGTAGTCTGATTTGATTTGATGGAACTATGACTAGTGAATTTTTATAATCCATtcagttgaagt from Nicotiana tomentosiformis chromosome 11, ASM39032v3, whole genome shotgun sequence encodes:
- the LOC138901873 gene encoding uncharacterized mitochondrial protein AtMg00810-like — encoded protein: MSMVGELTYFLGLQIKQSLKRIFIIQTKYIKELIKKFGMENAKPIGTPISPITMLDEDNNGKSVDETMYRGMIGSLLYLIASRPDITFSVCKYERFLSAPKESHLTAVKCIIRYLIGTSELGLWYAHSNNFVLKGF